A stretch of the Aegilops tauschii subsp. strangulata cultivar AL8/78 chromosome 4, Aet v6.0, whole genome shotgun sequence genome encodes the following:
- the LOC141021896 gene encoding uncharacterized protein, with protein sequence MLNGSGAGVVLVSPRGYKLSYVLQIHFDSSNNKAEYEALLYGLRMAISLGVHRLMVYGGSDLVVNQVMKEWDIRSPAMAGYCNAVRKLEKKFEGLELHHIPRLKNQAADDLAKIGSTRKPIPSDVFLEHLHTPSVQEDPFIEEPPQPISSTNPTEVEVAAVVDLIMEVLVITPDWTVPYMAYLLRQELPKDEDEARQIVRRSKAFTVISGQLFRESVTGVAQWYNDSNFDSDEFRAFCASQGMRVDYASVAHPQSNGQAERVNGLILQGLKP encoded by the exons atgttgaatggttctggtgctggaGTGGTCCTGGTATCCCCAAGAGGCTACAAGCTCAGTTATGTCCTCCAGATTCACTTCGACTCCTCAAACAATAAAGCTGAGTATGAGGCACTTctgtatgggttgcgtatggccatctcactcggcgtccatCGCCTGATGGTCTACGGCGGCTCAGATTTGGTGGTCAATCAGGTAATGAAGGAGTGGGACATTAGGAGCCCTGCCATGGCTGGTTACTGCAATGCAGTGAGAAAATTAGAAAAGAAGTTTGAAGGGTTGGAACTCCATCACATACCCCGACTCAagaatcaagcagctgatgatcTGGCGAAGATAGGTTCCACTCGGAAGCCTATTCCCAGTgatgtgttcttggagcatctccacaccccttcagttcaagaagatcccttTATAGAGGAGCCCCCGCAACCGATAAGTTCAACCAATCCGACTGAAGTTGAAGTGGCAGcagtggtcgacctgatcatggaagTTTTGGTAATAACCCccgactggacagtaccatacatGGCATACCTGCTCAGGCAGGAGCTTCCGAAGGATGAAGATGAGGCTCGTCAGATCGTGCGCAGATCAAAGGCTTTCACAGTAATAAGTGGGCAACTCTTCAGAGAAAGCGTCACTGGCGTGGCTCAGTGGT ATAACGACTccaactttgattctgatgagttcagagcattctgcgcttcccaaggcaTGCGGGTCGATTATGCATCCGTTGCGCACCCGCAGTCGAATGGGCAGGCTGAAAGAGTGAATGGCTTGATCCTACAAGGGCTGAAACCTTGA
- the LOC109779279 gene encoding large ribosomal subunit protein uL4c, whose product MPVSSVASPLLLSLSASSSSFLSSSSVSFLPSPSSSSSFPHASVRGRPSASILRALRAEATTLPVINFTGEKVGEVALDIKAAPPSTARAVVHRALITDRQNARRGTASTLTRGEVRGGGRKPYGQKKTGKARRGSVRTPLRPGGGVIFGPKPRDWTIKINRKEKRLAISTALASAAVANDSFVVQEFDEEFATGPRTRDFVAALQRWGLDPREKAMFFSTELDNNVRLSGRNIGTLKMLTPRTLNLYDILDARKHFFTPAAIDYLNSRYGTTGFDEYEGDDGEDDGEEEGVEEQEEGEEITEEADQDAIGEAEADSIS is encoded by the exons ATGCCGGTCTCCTCCGTGGCCTCGCCCCTCCTGCTCTCGCTCtccgcctcttcctcctccttcctctcctcctcctctgtctccttcctcccctccccctcctcctcctcctccttcccgcACGCCTCCGTCAGGGGGAGGCCGTCCGCCTCCATCCTCCGCGCGCTGCGGGCCGAGGCCACCACCCTCCCGGTCATCAACTTCACCGGGGAGAAGGTCGGGGAGGTCGCCCTGGACATCAAGGCCGCGCCGCCCTCCACCGCGCGCGCCGTCGTGCACCGCGCCCTCATCACCGACCGCCAGAACGCGCGCCGGGGCACGGCCTCCACCCTCACCCGCGGGGAGGTCCGGGGCGGCGGGAGGAAGCCATACGGCCAGAAGAAGACCGGGAAGGCGCGGCGCGGGTCGGTCCGTACGCCGCTCCGCCCCGGCGGTGGAGTCATCTTCGGCCCCAAGCCCCGGGACTGGACCATCAAGATCAACCGCAAGGAGAAGCGCCTCGCCATCTCCACCGCGCTCGCCAGCGCCGCCGTCGCCAACGACTCCTTCGTCGTCCAGGAGTTCGACGAGGAGTTCGCGACGGGCCCCCGGACCAGGGACTTCGTGGCCGCGCTGCAGCGGTGGGGGCTCGACCCCAGGGAGAAGGCCATGTTCTTCTCCACGGAGCTTGATAATAACGTGCGGCTGAGCGGCAGGAACATCGGCACCCTCAAAATGCTAACTCCCAGGACTCTCAACCTGTACGACATCCTCGACGCACGCAAGCATTTCTTCACCCCGGCCGCCATTGACTACCTCAACTCGAGGTACGGTACCACCGGTTTTGATGAATATGAGGGTGACGATGGCGAGGACGACGGTGAAGAGGAAGGGGTGGAGGAGCAAGAGGAGGGAGAAGAAATCACAGAGGAGGCTGACCAAG ATGCGATTGGAGAGGCTGAGGCAGACAGCATTTCCTAG
- the LOC109779271 gene encoding protein FAR1-RELATED SEQUENCE 5-like, whose translation MADDELTDMMYDMEFEELMKDLIEDWSDDENSDRGDRSENGNVLEDLNMDEHDDGQENNEHDGGEENNSEISNEDYISQLISECHNAYDYYGESDTETGLDVESLVASDSGESQSSVIMSEVTEVEGKKNVQDTASADDKRDVFMQIIQMTFTSHEAAYDFYNSYARDNGFSIRKNRVRQGKRDSRLLTEEGHSRRLRPETRCHCEAHLTVKLDQKRGVWYVDSFEDKHSHILAGPDEVPFLWSHRKIKEYQRAEILSMGAAGIKIHDMMDTFISKHVWYGGVGFTRREIYNLCAREKRKLLSKGDAATVIVIMVSRKQRDPSFFFEYKLDKEGHMNRMFWCDSQSCHDYEDFGDVLVFDSMYKMNWYGMPFIPFVGLNNHRKTTVFACAIVSDETEETYVWLLETFLRSMCQKMPKSVITDADAAMIKAIRQVLPDV comes from the exons ATGGCGGACGATGAGTTAACTGATATGATGTATGACATGGAGTTTGAAGAACTGATGAAAGACTTGATAGAAGATTGGTCAGATGATGAAAATTCAGATCGTGGAGATAGGTCAGAGAATGGGAACGTATTGGAAGATCTTAAT ATGGATGAACATGATGATGGTCAGGAAAACAATGAGCATGATGGTGGTGAGGAAAACAACTCGGAGATCTCGAATGAAGATTACATTAGTCAG CTCATTTCCGAATGTCATAATGCGTACGACTATTACGGTGAATCCGACACGGAGACAGGCCTTGATGTCGAATCATTAGTTGCATCTGATTCTGGGGAGTCACAATCGTCGGTCATCATGAGTGAG GTGACAGAAGTTGAGGGGAAAAAGAATGTCCAAGATACTGCTAGTGCAGATGATAAGAGGGATGTGTTCATGCAGATAATACAAATGACTTTTACGTCTCACGAGGCTGCGTATGATTTCTACAACAGCTATGCTAGAGATAATGGTTTCAGCATTAGAAAGAATAGGGTCAG ACAAGGAAAACGTGACAGCAGGTTGCTAACCGAGGAAGGACACAGCCGTAGGCTCAGACCCGAGACACGCTGCCACTGCGAAGCGCACCTGACCGTGAAGCTTGACCAAAAGCGTGGGGTTTGGTATGTTGATAGTTTTGAGGACAAGCATAGCCATATCTTGGCAGGACCGGACGAGGTACCTTTTCTTTGGTCCCACAGAAAAATCAAAGAGTACCAGAGAGCTGAGATACTGTCCATGGGAGCTGCAGGGATTAAAATTCACGACATGATGGATACCTTCATCAGCAAACATGTATGGTATGGCGGTGTTGGTTTTACCAGGCGTGAAATATACAACCTTTGCGCCAGGGAGAAGAGGAAGCTGCTTTCAAAAGGTGATGCTGCCACAGTCATAGTCATCATGGTCAGTAGGAAACAGAGGGATCCTAGCTTCTTTTTCGAGTACAAGCTAGACAAGGAAGGACATATGAATAGGATGTTCTGGTGTGACTCCCAGTCTTGTCATGACTATGAGGACTTCGGCGACGTGCTTGTATTTGACAGCATGTACAAGATGAACTGGTATGGTATGCCATTCATACCCTTTGTTGGTCTTAACAATCACCGGAAGACCACTGTTTTTGCTTGTGCCATAGTTTCGGACGAGACCGAAGAGACATATGTGTGGCTGCTGGAGACTTTCTTGAGGTCCATGTGTCAAAAGATGCCGAAGAGTGTTATCACGGACGCCGACGCTGCGATGATCAAGGCAATTCGCCAAGTCTTGCCAGACGTGTGA
- the LOC109779272 gene encoding uncharacterized protein, which yields MDGGSGLNILYADTLQGMGIPMSKLSESNMQFHDVIPGKKAKSLRQIALDVVFGDSKNYRKEKLTFEVVDFHNAYHAIPGRPVYARFMARPCYVYLMLKMPGPKGVITVTGNRQRAEECLQKGSKIADEQMAAVEMKEYQKNADPSDLL from the coding sequence ATGGATGGCGGCAGTGGATTGAACATTCTGTACGCTGACACCCTCCAAGGGATGGGCATTCCAATGTCCAAACTTAGTGAGAGTAACATGCAGTTCCACGACGTCATTCCCGGAAAAAAGGCAAAGTCACTCAGACAAATCgctcttgatgtggttttcggtgattccaagaattaccgcaaggagAAGTTGACGTTTGAGGTGGTGGATTTCCACAACGCATATCATGCAATTCCGGGCAGGCCCGTatatgctcgtttcatggctcgaccatgttacgtatATCTCATGTTGAAGATGCCAGGGCCCAAAGGAGTGATCACGGTCACAGGGAATCGGCAAAGAGCAGAAGAGTGTCTTCAGAAAGGCTCAAAGATTGCTGACGAGCAGATGGCAGCAGTGGAGATGAAAGAATACcagaaaaatgcagatccgagtgatttgttgtga